A window from Azoarcus sp. DD4 encodes these proteins:
- the pyrF gene encoding orotidine-5'-phosphate decarboxylase, translated as MHFMTALQAAWQQRDSLLCVGLDPDPAKFPAHLQGRPDAIFEFCAAIVDATADLVCCFKPQIAYFAARRAEDQLEALIDHIHACHPNVPVILDAKRGDIGSTAEQYAVEAFERFKADAITVNPYMGRDSVDPYLAYPDKGVILLCRTSNPGGSDLQFLDVGGEKLYERVARLVAEDWNASGNCGLVVGATFPAEIARVRALTGDMPLLVPGIGAQGGDIEATVKAGRSASGGGLMINSSRAILYAGKGEDFAAAARAAALQTRDAINAYR; from the coding sequence ATGCACTTCATGACCGCCCTCCAGGCGGCGTGGCAGCAGCGCGACAGCCTGCTCTGCGTCGGCCTCGACCCCGATCCGGCCAAGTTCCCCGCCCATCTTCAGGGCCGTCCGGATGCGATCTTCGAATTCTGTGCGGCCATCGTCGATGCCACCGCCGACCTGGTGTGCTGCTTCAAGCCGCAGATCGCCTACTTCGCCGCACGCCGCGCCGAGGACCAGCTCGAAGCGCTGATCGACCACATCCACGCCTGCCACCCGAATGTTCCGGTGATCCTCGACGCCAAGCGCGGCGACATCGGCAGCACCGCCGAGCAGTACGCGGTGGAGGCCTTCGAGCGCTTCAAGGCGGACGCGATCACGGTCAATCCCTACATGGGCCGCGACTCGGTCGATCCCTACCTCGCCTACCCGGACAAGGGCGTGATCCTGCTGTGCCGCACCTCCAACCCGGGCGGTTCCGACCTGCAATTCCTCGACGTCGGCGGCGAGAAACTCTACGAACGCGTCGCCCGTCTGGTGGCCGAGGACTGGAACGCCAGCGGCAACTGCGGCCTGGTGGTGGGCGCCACCTTCCCGGCGGAGATCGCCCGCGTGCGCGCACTCACCGGCGACATGCCGCTGCTGGTGCCGGGCATCGGCGCCCAGGGCGGTGATATCGAGGCCACGGTGAAGGCCGGTCGCAGCGCCAGCGGCGGCGGGCTGATGATCAATTCCTCGCGCGCCATCCTGTATGCGGGCAAGGGCGAGGACTTCGCCGCCGCCGCGCGCGCGGCCGCGCTGCAGACGCGCGACGCGATCAACGCCTACCGCTGA
- a CDS encoding NAD-dependent deacylase, with protein sequence MDHSATLDAVAALIAAARRILFITGAGISADSGLPTYRGIGGLYHERLTAEGLTIEEALSGHMMAHRPDITWKYIAEIEANCRGARPNAAHRTIAALEAEKPGVWVLTQNVDGLHRAAGSAHLIEIHGTVHHLRCTECSHNRMVEDFAGLVLPPACPVCGGVLRPDIVLFGEMLPTREMDRLEHLLEAGFDLVVSIGTTSVFPYIAGPVWWARQEGVPTVEINPGDTEVSHLVQHRLRMGAAEAFLALWQRLHPEAA encoded by the coding sequence ATGGACCACTCCGCCACGCTCGATGCCGTTGCCGCGCTGATCGCCGCTGCGCGACGCATCCTCTTCATCACCGGCGCCGGCATCTCGGCCGATTCCGGCCTGCCCACCTACCGCGGCATCGGCGGGCTGTACCACGAGCGCCTCACCGCCGAGGGCCTGACCATCGAGGAGGCGCTGTCCGGTCACATGATGGCGCATCGGCCCGACATCACCTGGAAATACATCGCCGAGATCGAGGCCAACTGCCGCGGCGCCCGGCCCAATGCCGCGCACCGCACGATCGCTGCACTGGAAGCGGAGAAGCCGGGTGTCTGGGTGCTGACGCAGAACGTCGATGGTCTGCATCGCGCCGCCGGCTCCGCGCACCTGATCGAGATCCACGGCACCGTTCACCATCTGCGCTGCACCGAGTGCAGCCACAACCGCATGGTGGAGGACTTCGCCGGCCTGGTGCTGCCACCGGCCTGCCCGGTATGCGGCGGGGTCCTGCGGCCGGACATCGTGCTGTTCGGCGAAATGCTGCCGACGCGCGAGATGGACCGGCTGGAACATCTGCTCGAAGCCGGTTTCGACCTGGTGGTGTCGATCGGCACCACCAGCGTTTTTCCCTACATTGCCGGTCCGGTGTGGTGGGCGCGGCAGGAGGGCGTGCCTACGGTGGAGATCAATCCGGGCGATACCGAAGTGAGTCACCTGGTGCAGCACCGCTTGCGCATGGGGGCGGCCGAGGCTTTCCTCGCCCTGTGGCAGCGCCTGCATCCCGAGGCGGCCTGA
- a CDS encoding exodeoxyribonuclease III, whose product MLRIISANLNGIRSATTKGFLDWFPAQNADVVCVQELKAQAADLSDPMHGPAGYQGWFHYAEKKGYSGVGIYSRHTPDRIVEGLGIADIDAEGRYLQADFGKLSVISLYLPSGSSSEERQQAKFSFMERFQPRLAELRASGQEVVICGDWNIAHKEIDLKNWKSNQKNSGFLPEERAWIGKLFDEHGWVDVYRRLYPDATGDSYTWWSNRGQAWAKNVGWRIDYHLATPGIADTAREAAIYKEQRFSDHAPLTVDYDFSL is encoded by the coding sequence ATGTTACGCATCATCTCCGCCAACCTCAACGGCATCCGGTCCGCCACCACCAAGGGCTTCCTCGACTGGTTTCCCGCCCAGAATGCCGACGTGGTATGCGTCCAGGAACTCAAGGCGCAAGCAGCCGACCTCAGCGACCCGATGCATGGACCGGCCGGCTACCAGGGCTGGTTCCATTACGCCGAGAAGAAGGGCTACAGCGGCGTCGGCATCTACAGCCGCCACACGCCCGACCGCATCGTCGAAGGCCTGGGCATCGCCGACATCGACGCCGAGGGCCGCTACCTGCAGGCCGACTTCGGCAAACTTTCTGTGATCTCGCTCTACCTGCCGTCCGGCTCCAGCTCGGAGGAGCGCCAGCAGGCCAAGTTCAGCTTCATGGAGCGCTTCCAGCCGCGTCTGGCAGAACTGCGTGCCAGCGGCCAGGAGGTGGTGATCTGCGGCGACTGGAACATCGCCCACAAGGAAATCGACCTCAAGAACTGGAAGAGCAACCAGAAGAACTCCGGTTTCCTGCCGGAGGAGCGGGCCTGGATAGGCAAGCTCTTCGACGAGCACGGCTGGGTGGACGTCTATCGCCGGCTGTACCCGGACGCCACCGGCGATAGCTACACCTGGTGGTCCAACCGCGGTCAGGCCTGGGCAAAGAACGTGGGCTGGAGGATCGACTACCACCTCGCCACCCCTGGCATTGCCGACACCGCACGCGAAGCCGCGATCTACAAGGAACAGCGCTTTTCCGATCACGCCCCGCTGACCGTCGATTACGACTTCAGCCTTTGA
- the ubiD gene encoding 4-hydroxy-3-polyprenylbenzoate decarboxylase, which produces MKYEDLRDFIAQLESRGELKRITAPVDTHLEMTEIADRVLRAGGPALLFEKPVTRGVPQAIPVLANLFGTPQRVAMGMGEDVADGDWSTPLREVGRLLSFLKEPEPPKGLKDAWEKWPVLKQVLNMAPKEVRSAPCQQVVWEGEEVDLAKLPIQHCWPGDAAPLITWGLVVTRGPHKKRQNLGIYRQQVIGRNRVIMRWLAHRGGALDFREHQQAHPGEPFPVAVVLGCDPATILGAVTPVPDTISEYQFAGLLRGAKTELVKCLGSDLQVPASSEIVLEGVIQPDDMAPEGPYGDHTGYYNEVADFPVFTIERITMRRDPIYHSTYTGKPPDEPAMLGLALNEVFVPLLQKQFPEITDFYLPPEGCSYRLAVVSMKKQYPGHAKRVMFGIWSFLRQFMYTKFIIVVDDDVNIRDWKEVIWAMTTRVDATRDTTLVDNTPIDYLDFASPVAGLGSKMGIDATNKWPGETNREWGRPIVMDAAVRRRVDEMWGTLGL; this is translated from the coding sequence ATGAAATACGAGGATCTGCGCGACTTCATCGCCCAGCTCGAAAGCCGCGGCGAACTCAAGCGCATCACCGCGCCGGTGGATACGCACCTGGAGATGACCGAGATCGCCGACCGCGTGTTGCGCGCCGGCGGCCCGGCACTGCTGTTCGAAAAGCCGGTCACCAGGGGCGTGCCGCAGGCCATTCCGGTGCTCGCCAACCTGTTCGGCACGCCGCAGCGGGTGGCGATGGGCATGGGCGAGGATGTGGCCGACGGCGACTGGAGCACGCCGCTGCGCGAGGTCGGCCGGCTGCTGTCCTTCCTCAAGGAACCGGAGCCGCCAAAGGGCCTGAAGGACGCCTGGGAGAAGTGGCCGGTGCTGAAACAGGTGCTCAACATGGCACCCAAGGAAGTGCGCTCGGCACCCTGCCAGCAGGTGGTGTGGGAGGGCGAGGAGGTGGATCTGGCCAAGCTGCCGATCCAGCACTGCTGGCCCGGCGATGCGGCCCCGCTGATCACCTGGGGCCTGGTGGTGACGCGCGGGCCGCACAAGAAGCGTCAGAACCTCGGCATCTACCGCCAGCAGGTGATCGGCCGCAACCGCGTGATCATGCGCTGGCTGGCACACCGCGGCGGCGCGCTGGATTTCCGCGAACACCAGCAGGCGCACCCGGGCGAGCCCTTCCCGGTGGCGGTGGTGCTGGGCTGCGACCCGGCGACCATCCTCGGCGCGGTCACGCCGGTGCCGGATACCATCTCCGAATACCAGTTCGCCGGCCTGCTGCGCGGCGCCAAGACCGAGCTGGTGAAGTGTCTCGGCTCCGACCTGCAGGTGCCGGCATCCAGCGAGATCGTGCTCGAAGGCGTGATCCAGCCGGACGACATGGCGCCGGAAGGCCCCTATGGCGACCACACCGGTTACTACAACGAAGTGGCCGACTTCCCGGTATTCACCATCGAACGCATCACGATGCGACGCGACCCGATCTACCACTCCACCTACACCGGCAAGCCGCCCGACGAGCCGGCAATGCTGGGGCTGGCGCTGAACGAGGTGTTCGTGCCGCTGCTGCAGAAGCAGTTTCCCGAGATCACCGATTTCTATCTGCCGCCGGAGGGTTGTTCGTACCGGCTGGCGGTGGTGAGCATGAAGAAGCAGTATCCGGGGCACGCCAAGCGGGTGATGTTCGGCATCTGGAGCTTCCTGCGCCAGTTCATGTACACCAAGTTCATCATCGTGGTGGATGATGACGTGAACATCCGCGACTGGAAGGAAGTGATCTGGGCGATGACCACCCGGGTGGATGCCACGCGCGACACCACGCTGGTCGATAACACGCCCATCGACTATCTCGACTTCGCCAGCCCGGTGGCCGGCCTCGGCTCCAAGATGGGCATCGATGCCACCAACAAGTGGCCGGGTGAAACGAATCGCGAATGGGGACGTCCCATCGTGATGGATGCGGCGGTCAGACGCCGCGTCGACGAAATGTGGGGGACACTCGGCTTGTAA
- the lysA gene encoding diaminopimelate decarboxylase: protein MSTSSPAATTPFPTPTLYAAERGLTLENVALADIATDFGTPTYVYSRAALTAAFESWRNALGGRGLVCYAVKANSNLGILSVFARLGAGFDIVSGGELARVLAAGGDAGKVVFSGVGKSRDEMRQALEAGIRCFNIESAAELDRLDAVAGELGRKAPIALRVNPDVDPKTHPYISTGLKSNKFGVAFGEALALYRRAASLPNLKVSGIACHIGSQLLDPAPVAEAAAKVLELVDQLAADGITLEHIDLGGGLGIRYRDETPPSVAEYLAPLLKVFEGRNEELCFEPGRSLVGNAGLLLTRVEYLKHGEEKNFAIVDAAMNDLARPALYDAYHEAVAVTPAGVAAQCYEIVGPICESGDFLAHDRQLALREGDLVALLSAGAYGMTMSSNYNTRPRAAEVIVDGDRVLLVRERETVAALYAGERRIDD, encoded by the coding sequence ATGAGCACGAGCAGCCCCGCCGCGACCACGCCCTTTCCCACACCGACCCTATACGCCGCCGAACGTGGCCTGACGCTGGAAAACGTCGCGCTTGCCGACATCGCCACGGACTTCGGCACCCCCACCTATGTGTATTCACGCGCAGCCCTGACCGCTGCCTTCGAAAGCTGGCGCAACGCACTGGGTGGGCGCGGCCTGGTGTGCTACGCAGTCAAGGCCAACTCCAATCTCGGCATCCTGTCGGTGTTTGCCCGGCTGGGGGCAGGCTTCGACATTGTCTCGGGTGGCGAACTGGCACGCGTGCTGGCTGCCGGCGGCGATGCCGGCAAGGTCGTGTTCTCCGGCGTGGGCAAAAGCCGGGACGAGATGCGCCAGGCGCTCGAGGCCGGCATCCGCTGCTTCAATATCGAATCGGCGGCCGAACTCGACCGCCTCGATGCGGTTGCCGGCGAACTCGGCCGCAAGGCGCCGATTGCCCTGCGCGTCAATCCGGACGTCGACCCGAAGACCCACCCCTATATTTCCACCGGTCTCAAGAGCAACAAGTTCGGCGTCGCCTTCGGCGAGGCGCTCGCGCTCTACCGCCGCGCCGCCAGCCTGCCCAATCTTAAGGTCAGCGGCATCGCCTGCCACATCGGCTCGCAGCTGCTCGACCCTGCGCCGGTCGCCGAAGCTGCAGCCAAGGTCCTTGAGCTGGTGGACCAGCTTGCCGCCGACGGCATCACGCTCGAGCACATCGACCTCGGCGGCGGGCTCGGCATCCGCTACCGCGACGAAACCCCGCCCAGCGTGGCCGAATACCTCGCCCCCCTGCTCAAGGTTTTCGAGGGCCGCAACGAAGAACTCTGCTTCGAGCCCGGGCGCTCGCTGGTCGGCAACGCCGGCCTGCTGCTGACCCGCGTCGAATATCTCAAGCACGGTGAAGAGAAGAACTTCGCCATCGTCGATGCGGCGATGAACGATCTCGCCCGGCCTGCGCTCTACGACGCCTACCACGAGGCGGTTGCGGTTACCCCCGCCGGCGTGGCGGCGCAGTGCTACGAGATCGTCGGCCCGATCTGCGAAAGCGGCGACTTCCTCGCCCACGACCGCCAGCTCGCGTTGCGCGAGGGCGACCTGGTGGCGCTGCTATCGGCCGGCGCCTACGGCATGACGATGAGTTCCAACTACAACACGCGGCCGCGTGCGGCCGAAGTGATCGTGGACGGTGATCGAGTCCTGCTGGTGCGCGAACGTGAAACGGTCGCGGCGCTCTACGCGGGCGAACGCCGTATCGACGACTGA
- the pyrE gene encoding orotate phosphoribosyltransferase, which produces MEAQLRAPDFSRDFIALACRKGVLRFGSFVTKAGRNSPYFFNAGLFDDGASFRELCGYYARAIRSAGVACDMLFGPAYKGIPLVAGTAIRLAEEGVDLPFAFNRKEAKDHGEGGTLIGAPLAGRVLILDDVISAGTSVRESVEIIRAAGATPAGVVIALDRMERGKGALSAVQEVRESFGIPVIAVATLEDLIAYLADSPELAANLDAVRAYRETYGIASTR; this is translated from the coding sequence GTGGAAGCACAACTCAGAGCACCGGATTTTAGCCGGGATTTCATCGCGCTCGCCTGCCGCAAGGGCGTGCTGCGCTTCGGTTCCTTCGTCACCAAGGCGGGACGCAACTCACCCTATTTCTTCAATGCCGGCCTGTTCGACGACGGTGCCTCGTTCCGCGAACTGTGCGGCTATTATGCGCGCGCCATCCGCAGTGCCGGCGTGGCCTGCGACATGCTGTTCGGCCCGGCCTACAAAGGCATTCCGCTGGTGGCGGGCACCGCGATCCGGTTGGCCGAGGAGGGCGTCGACCTGCCCTTCGCCTTCAATCGCAAGGAAGCCAAGGACCACGGCGAAGGCGGCACGCTGATCGGTGCGCCGCTCGCCGGGCGCGTGCTCATCCTCGACGACGTCATCTCGGCGGGTACCTCGGTGCGCGAGTCGGTCGAAATCATCCGTGCCGCAGGCGCCACGCCGGCCGGCGTGGTGATCGCGCTGGACCGCATGGAGCGCGGCAAGGGGGCGCTGTCGGCGGTGCAGGAAGTGCGCGAAAGCTTCGGCATCCCGGTGATCGCGGTGGCGACACTGGAAGATCTGATCGCCTATCTCGCGGACAGTCCCGAATTAGCGGCCAACCTCGACGCCGTGCGCGCCTACCGGGAGACCTATGGCATTGCGAGCACTCGTTAA
- a CDS encoding DUF4124 domain-containing protein, translated as MALRALVKLGLAGGLLLALSPAQAAKTIYCCDVGGQPVCSDMLPPACYGQAYREIGPQGVIRKKVPPPPSAEEIARRNAEAERRKEEEALAAKSRRLDQALLETYQNVDDLDRRRDRALADADRSLADLRVREEDLMERRKRILPDAEGKRGQQVTRAQAEALRDLDSELASHRSVMAAKVREREAVRQRYEADRERYLELMSSARRAQH; from the coding sequence ATGGCATTGCGAGCACTCGTTAAGCTCGGCCTGGCGGGGGGGCTGTTGCTGGCACTCTCACCGGCTCAGGCAGCGAAGACCATCTATTGCTGCGATGTCGGCGGCCAGCCGGTGTGCAGCGACATGCTGCCGCCGGCCTGCTATGGCCAGGCCTATCGCGAGATCGGCCCGCAGGGCGTGATCCGCAAGAAGGTGCCGCCGCCGCCGAGCGCCGAGGAAATCGCCCGTCGCAACGCCGAGGCCGAGCGCCGCAAGGAAGAAGAGGCGCTTGCGGCCAAGAGCCGCCGGCTCGACCAGGCCCTGCTCGAGACCTACCAGAATGTCGACGACCTCGACCGACGCCGCGACCGTGCGCTGGCCGACGCCGATCGTTCGCTTGCCGATCTGCGTGTCCGCGAGGAAGACCTGATGGAGCGGCGCAAGCGCATCCTGCCGGATGCCGAGGGCAAGCGCGGCCAGCAGGTGACGCGTGCGCAGGCCGAGGCCTTGCGCGATCTCGACAGCGAACTCGCTTCGCACCGTTCGGTGATGGCGGCCAAGGTGCGCGAGCGCGAGGCGGTGCGTCAGCGCTACGAGGCGGACCGCGAGCGCTATCTGGAGCTGATGTCCTCCGCCAGACGGGCGCAACATTGA
- a CDS encoding lipoprotein — translation MLPAVALSGALLLSGCGIKGPLYLPDPAKTRPVTSTRTQPQSQPTTGADHSKTDTSSPTQ, via the coding sequence ATGCTTCCCGCAGTCGCGCTCTCCGGCGCGCTGCTCCTGTCCGGTTGCGGCATCAAGGGACCGCTCTACCTTCCGGATCCCGCCAAAACCCGGCCCGTCACCAGCACCAGGACCCAGCCGCAATCCCAGCCCACAACGGGCGCCGATCATAGCAAAACCGACACCAGCAGCCCTACGCAATGA
- a CDS encoding molybdopterin-dependent oxidoreductase, giving the protein METTRVVRAACPHDCPDTCAMEVTVQEGRAVKLRGADDLPFTNGALCTKVAYYLERVYSEQRLMHPMRRIGAKGEGRFERITWDDALDIIADRFRRIAADDPRGILPYSYAGTMGLVQSESLDRRFFNRLGASRLDRTICASAGAMGWKATVGASIGTDPEAVADARLIIIWGGNPVVSNVHGWRYIQEAKRRGAKLVCIDPRRSETAEKCHLHLAPLPGTDGALALAMMQVLIAEDLLDRDYIARHTLGFDQLAERVRTCTPEWAAALTGLPASAIRELALDYGRSTPTLIRLNYGLNRSGGGGMAVRNVACLPALTGAWRHPAGGALLSTSGNFPVDRHALERPDLYPDAATRPPRAINMSTIGDALLETRDPRIDAIYVYNANPVAVAPDSNRVRAGFARDDLFCVVHELFQTDTADYADILLPATSQLEHRDVHTSYGHIYAVANQPAIAPLGEAKPNTEVFRLLAARLGFADSALYESDEDIAAAAFKRNDPRALGLTPAQLAARGWARLNLPRPFAPFADGGFRTPSGKCEFHSESLAAQGLDPLPAWHPPYESVVSNPALAARYPLALISPPARNFLNTSFANLPRFVAQEGSPKLELHPDDAGERGIVDGDRVRIHNDRGAFHARAVVTDGVRRGVAVAPSIWWQKLSGDGENANAVTSAALTDMGGGPVFYDCLVEVTRVGEPPA; this is encoded by the coding sequence ATGGAAACGACCCGGGTGGTCCGCGCCGCCTGTCCCCACGATTGTCCCGACACCTGCGCGATGGAAGTCACGGTGCAGGAGGGCCGCGCGGTCAAGCTGCGCGGCGCGGACGACCTGCCCTTCACCAACGGCGCGCTGTGCACCAAGGTCGCGTACTACCTCGAGCGGGTCTATTCCGAGCAGCGCCTGATGCATCCGATGCGCCGTATCGGCGCCAAAGGCGAGGGGCGCTTCGAGCGCATTACCTGGGACGACGCGCTCGACATCATCGCCGACAGGTTCCGCCGCATCGCCGCCGACGACCCGCGCGGCATCCTGCCCTACAGCTATGCCGGAACAATGGGGCTGGTGCAGAGCGAAAGCCTGGACCGGCGCTTTTTCAATCGGCTCGGCGCGTCCCGGCTGGACCGCACGATCTGCGCCTCGGCGGGCGCAATGGGCTGGAAGGCGACTGTGGGCGCCTCGATCGGCACCGATCCGGAAGCCGTCGCCGATGCCCGCCTCATCATCATCTGGGGCGGCAATCCGGTGGTGTCCAATGTGCATGGCTGGCGCTACATCCAGGAGGCCAAGCGGCGCGGTGCGAAGCTGGTGTGCATCGATCCGCGCCGCTCGGAGACCGCGGAGAAGTGCCACCTGCATCTCGCGCCGCTGCCTGGCACCGACGGTGCGCTGGCGCTGGCGATGATGCAGGTGCTGATCGCCGAGGATCTGCTCGACCGCGACTACATCGCCCGCCACACGCTGGGCTTCGACCAGCTCGCCGAGCGGGTGCGGACGTGCACCCCGGAGTGGGCGGCAGCACTCACCGGACTGCCGGCGTCCGCGATCCGCGAGCTTGCCCTCGACTACGGTCGCAGCACGCCGACGCTGATCCGGCTCAATTACGGCCTCAACCGCAGCGGCGGGGGCGGCATGGCGGTGCGCAACGTTGCCTGCCTGCCGGCGCTTACCGGCGCCTGGCGTCATCCAGCGGGCGGTGCGTTGCTGTCGACCTCGGGCAACTTTCCGGTCGATCGCCATGCGCTCGAACGGCCCGATCTCTACCCGGATGCTGCCACACGGCCGCCGCGGGCGATCAATATGTCGACCATCGGCGATGCGCTGCTCGAGACGCGCGACCCGCGGATAGACGCGATCTACGTCTACAACGCCAACCCGGTGGCGGTGGCGCCCGACAGCAACCGGGTGCGCGCCGGCTTTGCCCGCGACGACCTGTTCTGCGTGGTGCACGAGCTCTTCCAGACCGACACCGCCGACTACGCCGACATCCTGCTGCCTGCCACCAGCCAGCTCGAACACCGCGACGTCCACACTTCCTACGGCCACATCTACGCGGTAGCCAACCAGCCGGCGATCGCGCCGCTGGGCGAGGCCAAGCCGAACACCGAGGTCTTCCGCCTGCTGGCGGCACGTCTCGGTTTCGCGGATTCCGCCTTGTACGAATCGGACGAGGACATCGCCGCCGCCGCCTTCAAGCGCAATGATCCGCGCGCGCTCGGCCTGACGCCGGCCCAGCTGGCTGCACGCGGTTGGGCGCGCCTGAACCTGCCGCGGCCTTTCGCGCCCTTTGCCGATGGTGGATTCCGCACGCCTTCGGGCAAATGCGAGTTCCATTCGGAGTCCCTCGCCGCGCAGGGACTGGACCCACTGCCGGCGTGGCATCCGCCCTACGAATCGGTGGTCAGCAATCCGGCGCTGGCGGCGCGCTATCCGCTGGCGTTGATCTCGCCGCCGGCGCGCAACTTCCTCAATACCAGCTTCGCCAACCTGCCGCGCTTCGTCGCGCAGGAAGGCAGCCCCAAGCTGGAGCTGCATCCGGACGACGCTGGCGAGCGCGGCATTGTCGACGGCGATCGCGTCCGTATCCACAACGACCGCGGGGCTTTCCATGCGCGTGCGGTGGTGACCGACGGCGTGCGCCGTGGCGTGGCGGTGGCGCCGTCGATCTGGTGGCAGAAGCTCTCCGGCGATGGCGAAAACGCCAATGCGGTGACGTCCGCGGCATTGACCGACATGGGCGGCGGGCCGGTGTTCTACGACTGCCTGGTCGAGGTGACCCGGGTCGGCGAGCCGCCCGCCTAG
- the dacB gene encoding D-alanyl-D-alanine carboxypeptidase/D-alanyl-D-alanine-endopeptidase has product MHRPKHRSATPFDLLLHIGAGLALLAGLSLASAAGLPPGVSLALDNARIPTDAVSIWTQAVDAHQPTLSLNANRPLNPASTMKLVTAFAAFDRLGPAFTWQTRIATRGELDHGVLRGDLHLLGGADPVFDEERLRRLLRRLRGLGIYRVAGDIVLDGSVLTLPPHDPQAFDGRGLRPYNAGPYGLLMHYNTLQLGLFPAGDAHAPVTVIAEPPLAGLVIDNRLLTSQTTCEVWYRDLDARLEPGPRLVLTGSLPASCGPRNWSAAPLAPPDYAIALVRALWSELGGSVDGAVRNGVTPADAIVRLADDSRPLADVVRDMNKWSSNLIARQLLATLGMQQADAADAVQGGILVARAQLAAAGIDTSGLVIENGAGLSRSERIRADSMGALLLAAWRRPWMPEFISALPLAGVDGTARKRLNGSPANGQAHIKTGTLNGVRAMAGYLLDRNSRRHVVVMIVNHPEAAASQAAQDALLEWLWAAPPP; this is encoded by the coding sequence ATGCATCGCCCCAAGCACCGCTCCGCCACGCCCTTCGACCTGCTGCTCCACATCGGCGCCGGCCTGGCCCTGCTCGCCGGCCTGTCTCTGGCGAGCGCGGCCGGCCTGCCACCAGGTGTAAGCCTCGCGCTCGACAACGCACGTATCCCCACCGACGCGGTGTCGATCTGGACGCAAGCGGTGGACGCTCACCAGCCCACCCTCAGCCTCAATGCCAATCGCCCGCTGAACCCGGCCTCCACGATGAAGCTGGTCACCGCCTTCGCCGCCTTCGACCGGCTGGGGCCGGCCTTTACCTGGCAGACCCGGATCGCAACGCGCGGTGAACTCGACCACGGCGTCCTCAGGGGTGATCTCCACCTCCTTGGCGGCGCCGACCCGGTGTTCGACGAAGAGCGCCTGCGCCGTTTGCTGCGCCGGCTGCGCGGCCTCGGCATTTACCGTGTCGCCGGCGACATCGTGCTCGACGGCTCGGTGCTCACCTTGCCGCCGCACGATCCGCAGGCCTTCGACGGCCGTGGCCTGCGGCCCTACAACGCCGGCCCCTACGGCCTGCTGATGCACTACAACACCCTGCAGCTCGGCCTTTTTCCGGCGGGCGATGCCCATGCGCCGGTCACGGTGATCGCCGAGCCGCCGCTGGCCGGCCTCGTCATCGACAACCGCCTGCTGACCTCGCAAACCACCTGCGAGGTCTGGTATCGCGACCTCGACGCCCGCCTCGAACCCGGCCCGCGGCTGGTACTCACCGGCAGCCTGCCGGCCAGCTGCGGCCCGCGCAACTGGAGCGCCGCACCGCTGGCGCCCCCGGATTACGCCATTGCCCTGGTCCGTGCACTGTGGAGCGAACTCGGTGGCAGCGTGGACGGCGCAGTGCGCAACGGCGTGACGCCTGCCGACGCCATCGTCCGCCTGGCCGACGACTCGCGTCCGCTCGCCGATGTGGTCCGCGACATGAACAAGTGGTCGAGCAATCTCATCGCCCGCCAGCTGCTCGCCACCCTGGGCATGCAGCAAGCCGATGCTGCCGATGCAGTCCAGGGCGGCATACTGGTCGCCAGAGCGCAGCTTGCCGCCGCCGGCATCGACACCAGCGGCCTGGTCATCGAGAACGGCGCCGGCCTGTCGCGCAGCGAACGCATCCGCGCCGACAGCATGGGTGCGCTGCTGCTGGCCGCCTGGCGCCGGCCATGGATGCCGGAGTTCATCTCCGCCCTGCCGCTTGCCGGCGTGGACGGGACCGCGCGCAAACGCCTGAACGGCAGCCCGGCCAACGGCCAGGCCCACATCAAGACCGGCACGCTCAACGGCGTGCGCGCAATGGCGGGCTACCTGCTCGACCGCAACAGCCGCCGCCATGTGGTGGTGATGATTGTGAACCACCCGGAAGCGGCCGCCAGCCAGGCCGCCCAGGATGCCCTGCTCGAATGGCTGTGGGCAGCGCCACCGCCGTAA
- the cyaY gene encoding iron donor protein CyaY: MEESAFNALAETELDRIEAALEACGAEMDIEPKPGGILELEFENGSKVIINRHSAAREIWVAARSGGFHFRPEGGGWVAGRDGTELYALLTRVVSEQSGESVVVKPVSG; the protein is encoded by the coding sequence ATGGAAGAGTCGGCATTCAATGCATTGGCCGAAACCGAGCTCGACCGCATCGAGGCGGCGCTCGAGGCGTGTGGCGCCGAGATGGACATCGAGCCGAAGCCGGGCGGCATCCTCGAACTGGAGTTCGAGAACGGCAGCAAGGTCATCATCAATCGTCACAGCGCGGCGCGCGAGATCTGGGTAGCGGCCCGCTCCGGCGGTTTCCACTTCCGGCCCGAGGGAGGCGGCTGGGTGGCGGGCCGGGACGGGACCGAACTCTACGCCCTGCTCACCAGGGTGGTCAGCGAACAGAGCGGCGAGTCGGTGGTGGTGAAGCCGGTCAGCGGTTGA